The Cynocephalus volans isolate mCynVol1 chromosome 2, mCynVol1.pri, whole genome shotgun sequence genome window below encodes:
- the SPZ1 gene encoding spermatogenic leucine zipper protein 1, with protein sequence MARPASTAEIPTLSQTLNPTLAAHQESLDPRIIIALFEIGSLPPLCWDSLPSPKNSSHQVTEQESAQKFENLLKEIKDILKDVAGFGEKITEAKESFEEIYISEDVSELKEKIRELGKINKMLLKNLLISLGPEKEQNAKKQEMSGKHLENQNSKNMVKVLRKDVVNHSEEKRVPNETQLNEEKAKYGFLPVQEESIKLRNNMEQLLQEAEHWSKQHTELSELIKLYQKSQTDVQETFENSGDYFQTQPNNEVSGRHELEEQVRILRIDTYSLHLIAALLENECQILQQRVEILKELRYQKEQTLQEKPIQVNYEQNKKEQEPSEAEKAENYKQSIQETEGTFQKKDRFYRSLDVCLNKKARNNWFNTRIARRARMGKKRPSSSLR encoded by the coding sequence ATGGCCAGGCCTGCTAGCACAGCTGAAATACCGACCCTCTCCCAAACCCTTAACCCTACTCTTGCTGCTCATCAAGAGTCTTTGGACCCTAGGATTATCATTGCCTTATTCGAAATTGGATCACTTCCCCCTCTCTGCTGGGACTCTCTCCCATCCCCAAAGAATAGTAGCCATCAAGTAACAGAACAAGAGAGTGCACAGAAGTTTGAAAATCtcttaaaggaaattaaagatatTCTTAAAGATGTGGCAGGTTTTGGAGAGAAGATCACAGAAGCAAAAGAATCTTTTGAGGAAATCTATATTTCTGAGGATGTgtcagaacttaaagaaaaaatcagagaactaggcaaaataaataaaatgctattgaAAAACCTGCTTATTAGTTTAGGCCCAGAGAAAGAACagaatgcaaagaaacaggagatGTCTGGAAAACATCTAGAAAACCAGAATTCCAAGAACATGGTAAAAGTTCTCAGAAAGGATGTGGTCAATcattcagaagaaaaaagagtTCCTAATGAAACTCAACTAAAtgaggaaaaagcaaaatatggATTCCTTCCTGTTCAAGAAGAAAGTATTAAACTTAGAAACAACATGGAGCAGTTACTACAGGAAGCAGAACACTGGAGTAAACAACATACTGAGCTCAGTGAACTAATAAAATTGTATCAGAAATCGCAGACAGACGTACAAGAAACTTTTGAAAATAGTGGAGATTATTTCCAAACCCAACCAAATAATGAAGTGTCAGGTAGGCACGAGCTGGAGGAACAGGTGAGGATATTGAGAATTGACACCTACTCGCTGCATCTGATTGCAGCTTTGCTGGAGAATGAATGCCAAATCCTACAGCAGAGAGTAGAGATTCTCAAGGAACTCCGGTATCAAAAAGAGCAGACTCTGCAAGAGAAGCCAATTCAGGTAAACTACGAACAGAACAAGAAAGAGCAGGAGCCatcagaagcagagaaagcagaaaattaTAAGCAGAGCATACAAGAAACGGAGGGTACATTTCAGAAAAAAGACAGATTCTATAGAAGCCTGGATGTTTGTCTTAATAAGAAAGCTCGTAATAACTGGTTCAATACTCGTATTGCAAGAAGAGCTCGTATGGGGAAAAAGAGGCCATCCAGCAGCCTAAGATAG